In one window of Nakamurella sp. PAMC28650 DNA:
- the serA gene encoding phosphoglycerate dehydrogenase — MPNAAQPVVLIAEKLARSAMDVLGSDFDIRYVDGADRAALLPALADADAVLIRSATTMDAEALAAAPRLKVVARAGIGLDNVDVPAATARGVLVVNAPQSNIITAAEHAIALLMSVARQIPAAHATMAAGEWKRSKFMGVEIADKTVGVVGLGRIGQLFAARIAAFDTNVIAYDPYLQPARAAALGVTLVDLPTLLREADIISIHLPRTKETLGLIGAAELATVKPNVLIINAARGGLIDEQALADALAEGRVAGAGIDVYVTEPPAGDNPLLTAPNIVLTPHLGASTTEAQDKAGTAVARSVKLALRGDFVPDAVNVQAAGPVADDVRPWIPLASRLGTILTAVAGAVPAKVVVEVRGDLADSDTTILQLAAVRGIFGQVINEAVTFVNAPSLAAEHGLSLSGSSTKETGDYRSSITLQAAMTDGSSRSVSGTLSGPHQVAKLIEINDRHFDLRAEGDLLVLAYADRPGVMGTVGHLLGDAGVNILAAQISQEISGHASIMVLRVDGLPGSELLERIGASVSASAIRGIAAD, encoded by the coding sequence GTGCCTAACGCCGCCCAACCTGTTGTGCTGATCGCCGAGAAGCTCGCCCGGTCGGCGATGGACGTGCTCGGGTCGGACTTCGACATCAGGTACGTCGACGGCGCCGACCGCGCTGCGCTCCTACCGGCGCTCGCCGACGCCGACGCCGTCCTGATCCGCTCCGCCACCACCATGGATGCCGAGGCGCTGGCCGCGGCCCCGCGGCTCAAGGTGGTGGCCAGGGCCGGCATCGGTCTCGACAACGTCGATGTGCCCGCTGCCACCGCCCGCGGCGTCCTGGTGGTCAACGCGCCGCAGTCGAACATCATCACCGCCGCCGAGCACGCGATCGCCCTGCTGATGTCGGTGGCCCGGCAGATCCCGGCCGCCCACGCGACGATGGCCGCCGGCGAATGGAAGCGCAGCAAGTTCATGGGCGTCGAGATCGCCGACAAGACAGTCGGCGTCGTCGGTCTCGGCCGCATCGGGCAGCTGTTCGCGGCCCGTATCGCCGCCTTCGACACCAACGTCATCGCGTACGACCCGTACCTGCAGCCGGCCAGGGCGGCGGCCCTGGGCGTCACCCTCGTCGACCTCCCGACCTTGCTGCGCGAGGCCGACATCATCTCCATCCACCTTCCGAGGACGAAGGAGACCCTCGGTCTGATCGGGGCCGCCGAACTGGCCACCGTCAAACCGAACGTGCTGATCATCAATGCCGCCCGCGGCGGGCTGATCGACGAGCAGGCGCTGGCCGACGCCCTGGCCGAGGGCCGGGTGGCAGGCGCCGGCATCGACGTCTACGTGACCGAACCGCCGGCCGGGGACAACCCGCTGCTGACTGCACCGAACATCGTGCTGACTCCCCACCTCGGCGCCTCGACCACGGAGGCCCAGGACAAGGCCGGCACCGCGGTCGCGAGGTCGGTCAAGCTCGCCCTGCGCGGCGATTTCGTACCCGACGCGGTCAACGTCCAGGCCGCCGGGCCGGTTGCCGACGACGTCCGCCCCTGGATCCCGCTGGCCTCCCGGCTCGGCACCATCCTGACCGCCGTGGCGGGCGCGGTGCCGGCCAAGGTCGTCGTCGAGGTTCGCGGTGACCTGGCCGACTCCGACACGACGATCCTGCAGCTCGCGGCCGTCCGGGGTATCTTCGGACAGGTCATCAACGAGGCCGTCACCTTCGTCAACGCGCCGTCGCTGGCCGCCGAACACGGGCTGAGCCTGTCCGGCTCCTCGACGAAGGAGACCGGCGACTACCGTTCCTCGATCACCCTGCAGGCCGCGATGACGGACGGTTCCAGCCGGTCCGTCTCGGGCACGTTGTCCGGGCCGCACCAGGTCGCCAAGCTGATCGAGATCAACGATCGGCACTTCGATCTGCGCGCCGAGGGCGACCTGCTGGTGCTGGCCTACGCGGACCGCCCCGGCGTGATGGGGACGGTCGGACACCTGCTGGGTGATGCGGGCGTGAACATCCTCGCGGCCCAGATCTCCCAGGAGATCTCCGGGCACGCATCGATCATGGTGCTGCGGGTCGACGGACTCCCGGGTTCGGAACTGCTCGAGCGGATCGGGGCATCGGTCTCCGCCAGCGCGATCAGGGGCATCGCCGCCGACTGA
- the ilvC gene encoding ketol-acid reductoisomerase, giving the protein MAAEIFYDDDADLSIIQGRKVAVIGYGSQGHAHALSLRDSGVDVRVGLLENSRSRAKATDEGLRVVTPAEAAAEADVIMILTPDHIQRHVYASDIEPNLTAGKALAFGHGFNIRFGYIKPPADVDVILIAPKGPGHLVRREFVNGKGVPDLIAVEQDYTGGAQALALSYAAAIGGARAGVINTTFTEETETDLFGEQAVLCGGASRLIQTGFETLTAAGYQPEIAYFEVLHELKLIVDLMYEGGIAKQRWSVSDTAEYGDYVSGPRVIDDHVAKNMQAVLADIQDGTFAARFIADQDAGAPEFKKLRAEQEAHPIEETGRKLRGLMSWVKSDDDYSGTAAR; this is encoded by the coding sequence ATGGCAGCCGAGATCTTCTACGACGACGACGCTGATCTGTCCATCATCCAGGGCCGCAAGGTCGCCGTCATCGGTTACGGCTCGCAGGGCCACGCCCATGCGCTGAGTCTGCGTGACTCCGGCGTCGACGTCCGCGTCGGACTGCTGGAGAACTCCAGGTCCCGTGCCAAGGCCACCGACGAGGGCCTTCGCGTGGTCACGCCGGCCGAGGCGGCGGCGGAGGCCGACGTCATCATGATCCTGACGCCCGACCACATCCAGCGCCACGTCTACGCCTCCGACATCGAGCCCAACCTGACGGCCGGCAAGGCGCTGGCGTTCGGCCACGGCTTCAACATCCGGTTCGGCTACATCAAGCCGCCGGCCGATGTCGACGTCATCCTGATCGCCCCGAAGGGTCCGGGCCACCTGGTGCGCCGCGAGTTCGTCAACGGCAAGGGCGTCCCGGACCTGATCGCGGTGGAGCAGGACTACACGGGGGGAGCCCAGGCCCTGGCGCTGTCCTACGCTGCCGCCATCGGCGGCGCCCGCGCCGGCGTCATCAATACCACCTTCACCGAGGAGACCGAAACCGATCTGTTCGGTGAGCAGGCCGTGCTCTGCGGTGGGGCCTCCCGGCTGATCCAGACCGGCTTCGAGACCCTGACTGCCGCGGGCTACCAGCCGGAGATCGCCTACTTCGAGGTGCTGCACGAGCTCAAGCTGATCGTCGACCTGATGTACGAGGGCGGGATCGCCAAGCAGCGCTGGTCCGTCTCGGACACGGCCGAGTACGGCGACTACGTCTCCGGCCCCCGGGTGATCGACGACCACGTCGCGAAGAACATGCAGGCCGTGCTGGCCGACATCCAGGACGGCACCTTCGCCGCCCGGTTCATCGCCGACCAGGACGCCGGCGCACCCGAGTTCAAGAAGTTGCGCGCCGAGCAGGAGGCGCACCCGATCGAGGAGACCGGCCGCAAGCTGCGCGGCCTGATGAGCTGGGTCAAGTCCGATGACGACTACTCCGGTACCGCCGCCCGCTGA
- the ilvN gene encoding acetolactate synthase small subunit — MTRHTLSVLVENKPGVLARVSSLFSRRQFNIHSLAVGPTENPEVSRMTIVVEVDDLPLEQVTKQLNKLINVLKIVELAPNASVYRELLLIKLRADSAVRAQVVTIVDMFRAHVVDVTPDSMTIEAAGTSDKLEALVRMLEPFGVRELVQSGMVALGRGAKSITTERLRAD; from the coding sequence GTGACCCGTCATACGCTTTCGGTCCTGGTCGAGAACAAACCGGGTGTGCTGGCCCGGGTCTCGTCGCTCTTCTCACGCCGCCAGTTCAACATCCACTCGCTCGCGGTCGGCCCGACGGAGAACCCCGAGGTCTCCCGGATGACGATCGTCGTCGAGGTGGACGATCTTCCGTTGGAGCAGGTGACCAAGCAGCTCAACAAGCTGATCAACGTGCTCAAGATCGTGGAGCTCGCACCGAACGCCTCGGTCTACCGGGAGCTGCTGCTGATCAAACTCCGGGCCGATTCCGCCGTCCGCGCCCAGGTCGTCACGATCGTCGACATGTTCCGCGCGCACGTGGTGGACGTGACCCCGGACTCCATGACCATCGAGGCGGCCGGAACCAGCGACAAGCTGGAGGCGTTGGTCCGGATGCTCGAGCCGTTCGGCGTCCGCGAACTCGTCCAGTCGGGCATGGTGGCGCTGGGTCGCGGCGCGAAGTCGATCACCACCGAACGCCTCCGCGCCGACTGA
- a CDS encoding acetolactate synthase large subunit — translation MTGAKSVVRSLEEAGVEIVFGIPGGAVLPIYDPLFDSVKVRHILVRHEQGAGHAATGYAQASGRVGVCMATSGPGATNLVTPIADAHMDSVPLVAITGQVGRSLIGTDGFQEADICGITMPITKHNFMVTDPAEIPMVIAQAFHLASTGRPGPVLVDIPKDILQAETVFKWPTEVHLPGYRPASKPHAGQINAAARLIAASRRPVFYVGGGVLKAHASEQLKVLVELTGIPVVTTLMARGAFPDSHLQHLGMPGMHGTVAAVASMQRADLIIALGARFDDRVTGQLSSFAPEATIIHADIDPAEIGKNRAVDVPIVGDAKEVISELISAIAIEQTSGVVADLTAWWAELDGVRETFPLGYDEPTDGSLSPQYVIERLGKICGPDTIFAAGVGQHQMWAAQFISYEKPYTWLNSGGLGTMGYAVPAAMGAKMGMPDSVVWAIDGDGCFQMTNQELATCAIEGIPIKVAIINNGNLGMVRQWQTLFYGERYSQTDLGTHKHRIPDFKVLAEAYGCVGLRCESKEDVDRTIEAAMAINDRPVVVDFTVGADAQVWPMVASGTGNSEIMAARGIRPLFDEE, via the coding sequence GTGACCGGCGCGAAGTCGGTCGTGCGTTCCCTCGAGGAGGCCGGCGTCGAGATCGTCTTCGGCATCCCCGGCGGGGCGGTGCTGCCCATCTACGATCCGCTCTTCGACTCGGTGAAGGTGCGCCACATCCTGGTCCGTCACGAGCAGGGGGCCGGGCACGCCGCCACCGGCTACGCCCAGGCGTCCGGCCGGGTGGGCGTCTGCATGGCCACGTCCGGTCCGGGGGCCACCAATCTGGTCACCCCGATCGCCGATGCCCACATGGATTCGGTGCCGCTGGTCGCGATCACCGGGCAGGTCGGCCGGTCGCTGATCGGCACCGACGGGTTCCAGGAAGCCGATATCTGCGGCATCACGATGCCGATCACCAAGCACAACTTCATGGTGACCGACCCGGCCGAGATCCCGATGGTGATCGCCCAGGCCTTCCATCTGGCCTCGACCGGCCGGCCCGGCCCCGTGCTGGTCGACATCCCGAAGGACATCCTGCAGGCCGAGACCGTCTTCAAGTGGCCGACCGAGGTGCACCTGCCCGGCTACCGGCCGGCCTCCAAGCCGCATGCCGGTCAGATCAATGCCGCGGCCAGGTTGATCGCCGCCTCCCGCCGTCCGGTCTTCTACGTCGGTGGGGGTGTGCTCAAGGCACACGCGTCCGAGCAGCTCAAGGTGCTCGTCGAACTGACCGGGATCCCGGTGGTCACCACGTTGATGGCCCGCGGGGCCTTCCCCGACTCGCACCTCCAGCACCTGGGCATGCCGGGCATGCACGGCACCGTCGCCGCGGTCGCCTCCATGCAGCGGGCTGATCTGATCATCGCCCTCGGCGCCCGGTTCGACGATCGCGTGACGGGACAGCTGTCGTCGTTCGCTCCGGAGGCGACGATCATCCACGCCGACATCGACCCGGCCGAGATCGGCAAGAACCGCGCGGTCGACGTGCCGATCGTGGGGGACGCGAAGGAGGTCATCTCCGAGCTGATCTCGGCGATCGCCATCGAGCAGACCAGTGGCGTGGTGGCCGACCTGACGGCATGGTGGGCCGAACTGGACGGGGTCCGCGAAACCTTCCCGCTCGGCTACGACGAGCCCACCGACGGCTCGCTGTCGCCGCAGTACGTGATCGAACGGCTCGGCAAGATCTGCGGTCCGGACACCATCTTCGCGGCCGGGGTCGGCCAGCACCAGATGTGGGCGGCCCAGTTCATCTCGTACGAGAAGCCCTACACCTGGCTCAACTCCGGCGGTCTTGGCACGATGGGCTACGCGGTCCCGGCCGCCATGGGCGCCAAGATGGGCATGCCGGACTCCGTCGTCTGGGCGATCGACGGTGACGGCTGCTTCCAGATGACCAACCAGGAACTGGCCACCTGCGCCATCGAGGGCATCCCCATCAAGGTCGCCATCATCAACAACGGCAATCTGGGCATGGTCCGCCAGTGGCAGACGCTGTTCTACGGCGAGCGTTACAGCCAGACCGATCTCGGTACCCACAAGCACCGGATCCCCGACTTCAAGGTGCTGGCCGAGGCCTACGGCTGCGTCGGACTGCGCTGCGAGTCCAAGGAGGACGTCGATCGGACGATCGAGGCGGCCATGGCCATCAACGATCGTCCGGTGGTGGTCGACTTCACCGTCGGCGCCGACGCGCAGGTCTGGCCGATGGTGGCCTCCGGGACCGGCAACAGCGAGATCATGGCCGCCCGGGGTATCCGACCGCTGTTCGACGAAGAATGA